ATAGCATCTTGTAAAAGGCTTCAAATAGAGAACATCACATAATCTATACTATCTTCGTTTCAAGTTAATTATAAGACATTTTAGCATTGCACACATTCATATAGGTCTTAGaacctgaaacggatgaagtatcaATCTAGTGGATATgctgatttttttatttcttatgaaaaaaatgtttgcaattgattaattaagcataTATAATGCAGAGTGAAATTAGCACTGTTAATTCCTCTTGTTTGTTTAACTTTGGAGCATCTAGAAAAGGCTTTTCTTGGAGTGTACAAAGCCTTGACTTCCATCCCTCATGAGAACAATGAGAATTTGGATTCTTATGGAGAGCTGCATTTGGGGCAATTCTTGCATCTAATGCCTTAGCTTCCTACAAATGCAAGTATAGTACAATGAGAGGAGAGCTACATGTGTAGAGTGCATGCAGAGAGAGAGATCTTATCTGATGACCTTGACTTCCCCTACTACACCCCTCTCTTGTGTGTGAATTTGGCATATATGTGTTGGCCTGTGAAAATATTGCATTGCAAGATGGGGTCAGGTCAAGCCCTAGCTAGACATCTGAAAAGGtgtgaggaggagaaggtggtgTTCAACTGGAGATGGGGAGAAAAAAGGAGAAATCTAAGGGCAAGGAGGCTCCACACAATGGCCTTGACAAGATGTACTAGAAATGCATAAGTTAGTTAATTTGCAGAGAGACCAGATTAAACTGATAATTATAATTATGATGGAAACGAGCACAGCACACAAGACACATGTTCTTGTCTATTCCTTAGGGTCACACCCGGGTTTTGGGGGTGGCCTTTGCACTACTTTGACTTTAGACCTCCCTTATAGAACCAACAAGTTTTGTGGAAAAGACACACAccccaaaaaaataatatgtatgCTAGGACAGTGTGGGTGTgggtgtttgtgtgtgtgtgtgtgtatgtgcaaTTGTAGAAGTATGCAAGGCAGTTCACTAAACATAATCAAGGGAAAGGTAGAAAAAGACCACTTGGGGCATGCACATTTGTCTCACCAAGTTGTGGTTTGAATAAAAGGAGATCAGACAGAGTTTAGTAGTGAAAAGGTGCACTCACAATTCACAGAACAAAAGCTCCACATAGAACGCTTACTTTAATCATTTCGAATTTGAACTCTGATTTTCAATTGTTGATTCTATGCTAATTCCAAAAAACTTCCATATATTAGATATTTTGGTGGATATCATTCCAATTGTATTGGTACCTTAACAATTGTCAGTGCTTGCTACGAAAACTCTGTTTCTAGTTTTCAGATAATTGATGGCAATTAATTAGTACTGCATCAAGTTCAAATCTTCAGCTCGCAGATTGGACAAGGTTATTGTACTGGTCAAACAGTTCGATCTCACAGTGTTAGTGTTGCTGTTGTCTATGTGATTGATTACTAAGTTATTAATTAAACAAGCGACCAAGTACCAAGAGGAGAGTGCACTACAGCACACTTGTCCCATTTTATATCGACCACCAAAAATGACAAGCAATTACGCAACTGAAGATGATGATTTGGCACTGATCTAACGAATGAAAGATTGTTCCCACTCTTCAAGTTCCTATGATCCATGTTGATTGGTCTGATCATCCCCAATGGCATTGTCCTGCATTTGACTGAACAATGATTAACATAAGCATGCATGGTTTCTTGTTGTTAACTCTTTTGTTTACTTGGGATTGGCAGGTGGCAGGTGATGATCAGTGAAGCAGCATATGATATCTAAACTGAGAGTAgtagtagaagaagaagaagctagtACAGAGGAGTGTATGTGTTGGAGCTAAAACTGACAAGTACGAGACTACAGCTCCTTGCAAAAGGGGGCTCCTGACCATACATTGCTATAGGCTGGCTCTACACTCTACACACTACTACTGTCTACACATGCAATTATACACACAGAGATGAAATGCATCTTCGTCTCTCCCAGTCCCAGCTACTAGGCCACTTGTGCGAGCTTTGCCTACAAGGATGATCATGGATgcagaggcagaggcagagCACGCAGCAACCACTCCCTGGACCCTGCAGCAGCAGCCTGGGCAAGGCTATGTAGGTAGAAGAATGGAGATATGATGTGTGGTAGATATCTACAtactatataatagatatatatgtttttttggaTTTAAGTAAGATACATGGTAGAAGTGTATGCCATGAGTGATTTTCAGGGGACATCGGTGTTGGTCGTTGTTGCTTAAGGAGAATGATGGTGACAAAAAATGTATGTTAGAGATCAGAGTCTTGGAGTTCTATTATAAAGCCCCGTTCGGTAGTGAGCTAGTAGTGGCAATGTTTTCCTTTTAGCATGTTTTCCAAACTGCTAACCGACTGCTAAGATTAGAAGCTTAATCAGTTGCTAAACAATTTGGTATGTGTTTTCTAAGGATTTGAGTTTAAGGACTCTTGTATGGATTTTTATTTGTTGATTTCTTAACTAATGTTGTTGGTTTAACTTAACTAGTTTTAAAAGAGGTATTTTACTGTTCTTAAGGTTGTGCAGTACCAAATGGCAAATCGTGACCGTTGATCTAGCATCATCCAACGGTCAAAAATCGTCCGTACCTCATTGAAGCGGTATCGTGGGTGAGAGGGTACGTCTGTACTTTCACGTGCGGCATCACTTTCTTTCGTGTttcgctttcttctctctttcacgATAGGAAAAAAATCGCCGGGGAAGAGCAGTGAGAGAAACTAGCCCTAAATCGCAGGGCTGGGGTGGCGAGAGGCAAGGGCAACGAGAGATGGTGGCGAGAGCACGGGCATGAAGGTCACGAATCCTAGATGGGGACATTCCCGGTGGTAGCCTCGATGCGACTGTAGTGTGGTGACCTCGATGtgcgatggcggcgcggcgcagacGGCCGGCACGGACGACCTGATGCGGTAGATGGAACAGAGGAGAAGAGAGTGGCACAGAGGATGTCGCTATTGGCTGAGTGGGCAGTGATTAGCAGCGGTATCTCATTTTCGTTAGCCCGATCATACCCCTGCTAAACCAACGGTTATATTATATTGATACCTCGTGTTACATTGTTCCCCGTAGATTCTTAAGGACGGGAAATATGATCGTTTAGAAAACATTGAAACACTTACACTGTAACATAAAACATATGGTttcgtaaaagaaaaaaaaagtatatgcaTGCCATTGGGATTGGTGAGATGATAAGGTAGAGGCAGTAAAAAAGAATGGAGACGGCTACGCCGACGCCGTGTACAAGGGAACAGTAGGTCGTGCGAGTGAGAGTGGCCTCCCCGTGGGACGACGTGTCGCCGCCGCATTGCCCCGCGGGACGCCAGCCAGCCACAGCCACAGAGCCGAGCCATACGGCCGCGGCGCGCACGAGAGACTTGTACACCGGCTACGGCGCCGACAACGCTAGCTACTATAGCGCGCGCtctgggctgccgcgccgcgccggccgctccCAGGACGtgggcgcgcgcgtgcgcgtgcgcgtccgtgcgtgcgtgcgtgacggcgtctgcgcgcgcgccgcgccgatcgatcgatcgttcgGCTAGCTAGCTGTGGTAGCTGCCCTGCGCACGCACGCCGCGCGCGGGCTATGTATGCACCACCGGCGCAATGCACACCGCCGCGCGCGACCGGCCGGCGCCATACTCTCCCCCGGCGCGCCTCTCGCTTTGTACTCAACTACGACTTGCTTCTGGTGTCTTACTACGTAGGAGTacctgttttcttttctttcttttttacacAACATTTAACAACCCTAGCTACaacattttttaattttctctctTGTTACCATACAAAGCATCAATAATAAGGAATGGAAATGGTGATAGCTAGAAATTCTTGTTCTAAAAAGGAGAAATTATCGGCCAACTGAGCATTGTTTTCATATCGTTTTTGACCTTTTCCATTTCTCCCATATagcatttttgtttttcttttccaacgACATTTTGCAGTCGttaataaatagttaaattggtaaatatgaaaaaattttgACCGGTCAATAATCATTTTCATAATGTCTCTGACCATTTTTCATGTGTTAAAGATACAGCTATGAGCAGGTTTCAAAAAACGATCGGTTTTCACGAGAACCGCTTGGTTTTCGTGAAACTGCCCACGGTCAATTTAGGGTTACATATCAGTTTTAGGCTAGTTTCCGTAGTACATTGATTGAAAATCCCCGATTTTATCAGTTTTTGGGTAAACCGGTGAGAAGGgtttttttatttccaaaacGAAAAGGTAAATCCCGGCCATGAGCGAGTGAAAGGCATGACACACAGGTAGCTAGATAGCAATAGCATAGCAAGCAGCTCGAGTCACTACTCACTAGTAGACGACTACCAGTGTGTCACACACTCACACTAGTCTATATACATATAGCTGTCAAATGTATACATGTGATGGGTATAGCTAGCTCAGCTCTTGACCGACCGGGCATGCAGTCCAAGTGTCGTGCGTGTAGAGGATAAGAAGAGTCGAGATGATGTACACAGTACAGATGGATGGAACGGGGGTAGAAGGATAGGATGATATGTGTAGGAGTAGAGCACTGTTCACGTAAGCACattgctgatgatgatgatgatgcatggTGTGGTCgtagacgagagagagagagagagaggctaaCTTCACTTGTTCTGCAGAGGAGGCGACGCGTCAGCTGCCTCTGCCAGCGCCCCCCGAAATGGTAACCAAGGATTGTGTTTGGTTTGCTTTGGTTGTGCCTTTTCCACCGGGGAAATGGTAACATCTCCTCatacttctcctcctccccaactGGCCAAACCAACAAGAAGTATATACACTAGTAGTAGACTACTAGTACTATACTGTACTATTGGAGTAGTACTAGGGCTAGTGCTAGCCGTATAGTATGAGATATTGAGATATGACAACATTTTTTTCTCCTGTGTTTTGGGCCTCTTTGGATCATTGCCCAAAAAAAATGGCATTCAAAAATCGTCACTCATTTGGTTTAGATAAGAAAaattggcattgccaaattatTTAGCATCCTTTCTATGCCATTGCATTTGGCTTGGCTAAGATTGGTATCTGCACCAGTACTGTAAAAAAACAATAGTGGTCAAGCTctatttttgtgttttttataaGTTAGTCTAcgatattttctaatattatgTAATAGTCTAATATTTAAATAAGTATGAACAAAGCATAGGATGGCATTTTACAGCAACAGAGCCCAACTTTTGGGCCTTTTTTTTTGCCAGGATTCGAGACGTACGGCAGTGGCAGTGTGCAATGCAATCGCAGTTCGACACTCAAAAAGGCAAGGATGGCCACAAGCTTGGGAGATCATGCTACTGTAGCACAGCTACAGTAAGACGGCCTACAGGGAGGTATGATGAGTTTTTAAGACAATGTTGACTCCTCGGGAAATAACCAGCCTGTATGCCAGATTCATTCGCCCAATCACTGGATCTCATAATCCCAGGAAAAGACACAACAAGCAGGAATTCTGCAAGCAAAGGTCCAGACAGGTTTTGCCAATCGTTTGAGAGATGGAAGAATATCCAGTTCAGAATAACACCATCATTTCATTTTCCCCCCGACATCTCAAGCTGAATCATCATATCAGCATCATCGTACAACCAAAAGAAAGAAGAATCGTATAGAATACAACGAAATTCGTGTTTGACTGAGTTCAATGCCCCAGGTGAGGAAACAGCAAGCCAGCACCCATAATTCAGTTTTGCAGCACTGGATTTCACAGGTTTTGTATTGTTCACTGTAAATTGTATACAAGTGCTAGTCTTGAGGTCTTGCCTCTCTCGACAAATGTGGCTTCCGGTCATCATGTGACAGGCATGCAGCCCGCAAATGGGATTTCCAGTGTCAAAATGCCAGGAAGAGCAAGTGCTTACAATGCTTACAAGAAATGGGACTCACAAAAAAgtgaaatcaagaaaaatgacAACAGCAACGCCTTCAGCTCCCTAATACCAGAGAAGTTAAAGAATCATAGGgatttcaactttttcttcTTCGATGCTTTTTGGGACTTGGAATCTTTAGCAGCCTGCATCCCAGAATCGTTCATCAGTATTTTCCACCAAgcaaaaatatgtaaaactaaaaATATTCAAACTATTTTCCACGGTATAGCTATGTGTGGCTGTGCTATTATGAACGGAGTATGTCCATCTGGTAAGCCAAGAAGGCAGTACTTAGACCCTGATTTTTACCAAGTAGACTATGCAATGACAGTAACCCAGAAGCTTAGTCTCCTGATTCTCCTCTTTCTTGTGAAGGAAAACTAGTAAAAGGGTATTACAGTATTATTACctttagatttttctttttatttttcttctttttcttgctcTGTTCTCCTCCGTTTTGAAAACTCTTATCCTTCTGAGCAATATGATATGACTGTCAGATACATGTCAAAAAACTTTCGGCGTATGGTATATAAAAGCAGCAAAATTGAAACAATTCACAGACATTCTCAAGTGAATGTTCATATACTTGCCTtattcttcctttttcttttgaccCCCTTGGTTTCTTCTCCATCTTTTGAATCATCAGAATCCTGATAGTCTTGAAATTGTAAGCGCGGAAATCAAATaaacaaattatatatgaaagttatcaTCAACATATATACCTCAGAAGAATCTCCGAATGATGAAACGTGCCGTACTATTCTTCCTGAAGTTGACGGTTCACCTAGATTGACAGAATAAAATGGTAGGTCAAATTCACTGGTTCACATAAACAGTTAATAATGGGCAAACATTGGGAATGAGAAAAACGCTGGTGTAGGTCAATCCTAATACCTTAGCAGACAATGCAGAAACCAAGCAACCTTAGCATTAGCTGGTGGACAAAATAAATGTATGATCAAGTCTTATAACCGTTTTTACTAATTAAGGTTTAAATTGTTTGAAGTTTCATGTTCCTATATAAGACAGATGTGCAGCCCACCTTTGAGCCATTTTCTATCTTAACCATCAATCCATcatatcatagaaaaaaaatatcgagCAGTCATGTAATAACAAATGCTCCAAATTACGGAAGAAGAAATGGGAAAATAAACTGTAAGACAAGGTTAATTTTCATGCTCTTATAGTTTTATGAGTATTTGTACTAAAATGCACACCATTACTGGTTTACGTAAATCATTACATAATGTAATCTATAATGACATAGGACACGCAATACATGCATTCCAAAGAACCAGAGTACCAGACATATGACAGTGAGATGATAAGAAATCCGTACCCTTGCTAGCCTTTATTGTTTCTTTTGCATTTCTCACAGCCAATTTGACAAGGTCTGGGTTCAGAGATTCCAGCCCATCAGGCTGCTGAAGCTTTCTCTCAAGGAATTTTGCTAAAGCAGCAGCCTTGTTTGTAGTTAGTGGTCCTCCAGGATGAGCCATCCTATTTAAAGGAGTACAGTATTTGAGCCTTTCAGGGTCATGTCATGAGCATAACAAAGAACAAAAACCCATGAAGATCATACTTTACATAGAGCAAGCCTACAAAATAAAGTCCACAGAGCTAGACTCCTTGGTCACTCGTGCATGAGAAAAACAATAACACAATATATTCCAAGTTATCTGCTATGATATCTACCATAGTTTAAACCTAATATTATGTTTCAGGCAAAATCCACCAGAACTTGAACCATCGCTCTTTTTTACTTCCAAAAGCGAGCATAGATGCAAGAGGCACTGATTAATTCATAGTATAAACACAGCTATACCATAATCCAAACATGATAGTTGTCAAACATATAGTATTTCGCTATCTCAGCAATACAGATTTCAAATATGTGATCCAAATTTCTGCTAGCAATATATTCAGATTAGTTTCCTAGGAGGACTTGAAATCTTTCCCTATTAGGagtcttatcttttatctcctATATATGCTATATTGTAAG
The window above is part of the Oryza sativa Japonica Group chromosome 7, ASM3414082v1 genome. Proteins encoded here:
- the LOC4344234 gene encoding uncharacterized protein isoform X1, whose translation is MAAAGDLTDEERRALRGSKFAPLPAPTAPSRPQPRMAHPGGPLTTNKAAALAKFLERKLQQPDGLESLNPDLVKLAVRNAKETIKASKGEPSTSGRIVRHVSSFGDSSEDSDDSKDGEETKGVKRKRKNKSYHIAQKDKSFQNGGEQSKKKKKNKKKNLKAAKDSKSQKASKKKKLKSL
- the LOC4344234 gene encoding uncharacterized protein isoform X2: MAAAGDLTDEERRALRGSKFAPLPAPTAPSRPQPRMAHPGGPLTTNKAAALAKFLERKLQQPDGLESLNPDLVKLAVRNAKETIKASKGEPSTSGRIVRHVSSFGDSSEDSDDSKDGEETKGVKRKRKNKKDKSFQNGGEQSKKKKKNKKKNLKAAKDSKSQKASKKKKLKSL